A DNA window from Actinomadura luzonensis contains the following coding sequences:
- the efp gene encoding elongation factor P: protein MATTNDLKNGIVLKLEGGELWSVVEFQHVKPGKGGAFVRTKLKNVLSGKVVDKTFNAGVKVDVANVDKREMQYSYKDGADFVFMDTETYDMVTVPAATVGSAASYMLENTTATVAFNEGAALYVDLPAAAELTIAETEPGLQGDRSTGGTKPAKLETGAEIKVPLFITTGEKVKVDTRTGEYLGRA from the coding sequence GTGGCGACGACCAACGACCTCAAGAACGGCATCGTGCTGAAGCTCGAGGGCGGTGAGCTCTGGAGCGTTGTCGAGTTCCAGCACGTCAAGCCAGGCAAGGGCGGCGCGTTCGTGCGCACCAAGCTCAAGAACGTCCTCTCCGGCAAGGTCGTCGACAAGACCTTCAACGCCGGCGTGAAGGTCGACGTGGCCAACGTCGACAAGCGCGAGATGCAGTACTCCTACAAGGACGGCGCCGACTTCGTCTTCATGGACACCGAGACCTACGACATGGTCACCGTGCCCGCCGCGACGGTCGGCAGCGCCGCCAGCTACATGCTGGAGAACACCACCGCCACGGTGGCCTTCAACGAGGGCGCCGCGCTCTACGTCGACCTGCCCGCCGCCGCCGAGCTCACCATCGCCGAGACCGAGCCCGGCCTCCAGGGCGACCGCTCCACCGGCGGCACCAAGCCTGCCAAGCTGGAGACCGGCGCGGAGATCAAGGTCCCGCTGTTCATCACCACGGGCGAGAAGGTCAAGGTCGACACCCGCACCGGCGAGTACCTCGGCCGGGCCTGA
- the nusB gene encoding transcription antitermination factor NusB — MSARGKARRRALDILFEAELRDEDPLKILAERVERQEPPVNEYTSAIVEGVARHRARIDELITTYAEGWTLDRMPAVDRNLLRGGTYELLWMPDVPEGVVISEWVHLAGELSTDESPQFVNGLLARFKQLKPSLTL; from the coding sequence GTGTCGGCACGCGGCAAGGCACGCAGGCGGGCCCTCGACATCCTCTTCGAGGCCGAGCTGCGCGACGAGGACCCGCTGAAGATCCTCGCCGAGCGTGTGGAGCGGCAGGAGCCGCCGGTCAACGAGTACACCTCGGCCATCGTCGAGGGCGTCGCCCGGCACCGCGCGCGCATCGACGAGCTGATCACCACCTACGCCGAGGGCTGGACGCTCGACCGCATGCCCGCGGTCGACCGCAACCTGCTGCGCGGCGGCACGTACGAGCTGCTGTGGATGCCCGACGTCCCCGAGGGCGTGGTGATCAGCGAGTGGGTGCACCTGGCCGGCGAGCTGTCCACCGACGAGTCCCCCCAGTTCGTCAACGGGCTGCTGGCCCGCTTCAAGCAACTCAAGCCAAGCCTCACCCTTTAG